A single window of Montipora capricornis isolate CH-2021 chromosome 14, ASM3666992v2, whole genome shotgun sequence DNA harbors:
- the LOC138032366 gene encoding uncharacterized protein yields MADRRDRLASDNSSTSCAESSGDTTSKFDRLVLLHFFIVFLSCFALGLLFLHSSLTFWRVQIYEDSGFFDNSLDTSSRYIPKEEIISIVTYNANSSFSLVR; encoded by the exons ATGGCTGATCGTAGAGACAGATTGGCTTCGGATAATTCCTCAACATCGTGTGCAGAATCAAGCGGAGACACGACAAGCAA gTTCGATCGCTTGGTATTGTTACATTTCTTCATCGTGTTCCTTTCATGTTTTGCCCTGGGTTTACTCTTTTTACATTCCTCTTTGACGTTTTGGAGAGTTCAG ATTTATGAAGACAGTGGGTTCTTTGACAACTCTCTAGACACAAGCAGTCGATACATTCCAAAAGAAGAGATCATCAGCATCGTTACGTACAATGCCAACTCTAGTTTTTCTCTGGTAAGATGA